The DNA segment TCGGATAGGCTCAAACGAGACAACGGTAAACCAAGTTCACAAGGAAGCTCACATGCCAGTGCTTTAATGGCCACGACCACTCTGGGGGGAAAAGCGGACTGAACGCCCGCGTCGAGGGTGCTCAGCCAATCCGGCCAAGCCCTCCTCGAAAAACCTTTTCCGCCACTTACTGACAATCTGTCTTGCTGTATCCAGACGAGAGGCAATCCGATCATTGCTAAGGCCTTCGGCAGCATACAACACAATCTTTGCTCGAATGACATCTCTATACGGAGACGTATATTTCCTGACTATCTTTTCCAATTCTTCTCTTTCAACATAATTGAGCTTAATTATAAAAGGGCTCTTTCGTGGCATTA comes from the Acidobacteriota bacterium genome and includes:
- a CDS encoding helix-turn-helix domain-containing protein, yielding MEEIMPRKSPFIIKLNYVEREELEKIVRKYTSPYRDVIRAKIVLYAAEGLSNDRIASRLDTARQIVSKWRKRFFEEGLAGLAEHPRRGRSVRFSPQSGRGH